One window from the genome of Bradyrhizobium xenonodulans encodes:
- a CDS encoding di-trans,poly-cis-decaprenylcistransferase — protein sequence MTSRNEKLHVGIIMDGNGRWATRRGLSRLRGHEAGVETIRRIVEAAPKQGIGTLTLYAFSTDNWRRPKAEVAALMTLLRFYLANEVQALVKNGVRLSVIGRRDRLPDGIANAIARAEDATAHGSTLHLRIAVDYSARDAILNAAAKAAALTSLTREAFSQLVTGEAGLRDVDLIIRTSGEKRLSDFLLWEGAYAELHFTERMWPEFDAGDLATALASFHGRERRFGGLQAIMPEEVPSLSRA from the coding sequence ATGACCTCTCGCAACGAGAAGCTTCACGTCGGCATCATCATGGATGGCAACGGCAGATGGGCGACGCGGCGCGGCCTGTCGCGCCTGCGCGGCCACGAGGCCGGCGTCGAGACCATCCGCCGCATCGTCGAGGCTGCGCCGAAGCAGGGCATCGGTACGCTGACGCTTTACGCCTTCTCGACCGACAATTGGCGCAGACCGAAAGCCGAAGTCGCCGCGCTGATGACGCTGCTGCGCTTCTATCTCGCCAACGAAGTCCAGGCCCTCGTGAAGAACGGCGTGCGTCTCTCCGTGATCGGCCGCCGCGACCGGCTGCCGGACGGTATCGCCAATGCGATCGCGCGGGCCGAAGACGCAACCGCTCACGGCAGCACACTGCACCTGCGCATCGCGGTCGACTATTCCGCGCGCGACGCCATCCTCAACGCCGCGGCAAAGGCGGCGGCGCTGACGAGCCTGACCCGCGAGGCGTTCTCGCAGCTTGTCACCGGCGAGGCCGGATTGCGCGACGTCGATCTCATCATCCGCACCTCGGGCGAGAAGCGGCTGTCGGACTTCCTGCTCTGGGAAGGCGCGTATGCCGAGTTGCACTTCACCGAGCGGATGTGGCCCGAATTCGACGCGGGCGATCTTGCCACGGCCCTGGCCTCCTTCCATGGCCGCGAGCGCCGCTTCGGCGGTCTCCAGGCGATCATGCCGGAGGAGGTGCCTTCACTTTCCCGGGCGTAA
- a CDS encoding winged helix-turn-helix domain-containing protein, giving the protein MSKTDSAPFSYEGLDRVIHEKARLGLLTSLMAHPKGLAFADLKQLCGLTDGNLSRHLAVLQEAGLVEVTKGYEGNRPHTTCRLTKAGRRRFLDYLAVLERLVRDAAKAAGREAPPLGRLGIIST; this is encoded by the coding sequence ATGTCGAAGACTGACAGCGCGCCCTTCTCTTATGAAGGACTAGACCGCGTGATCCACGAGAAGGCGAGGCTCGGGCTTCTGACCTCACTGATGGCGCATCCCAAGGGTCTGGCGTTCGCCGATCTCAAGCAGCTCTGCGGCCTCACCGACGGCAATCTCAGCCGGCATCTCGCCGTACTTCAGGAGGCCGGCCTCGTCGAGGTGACCAAGGGCTATGAGGGCAACCGCCCGCACACGACCTGCCGCCTGACCAAGGCCGGCCGCCGCCGCTTCCTCGACTATCTCGCCGTGCTCGAACGCCTCGTGCGCGACGCCGCCAAGGCCGCCGGCCGCGAGGCGCCGCCGCTCGGCCGTCTCGGCATCATCTCGACCTGA
- a CDS encoding S1C family serine protease, protein MWLKSFVVASLLQLGVAGAAHAKGPFGSVNVGNWIGGAFSNDETGAFSHCAATTPYANGVILVVSQNAAGTWSLAFASHSYRFNKGENAAIDVTFDGQEQARLYATAYQPDMLTAIMPVNVVRTFQKASLMVATAVRSVLNFNLTSTGPVIAALANCVTKVKADGLDKAGDFTKVAAKPAVAGDKQGAPPAKPGRTGTFTGTGFVASPNGHVVTNSHVIDGCTGDIKGNLAGEAAMVLRVVSSDATNDLALLQAPATAAFKDFAKIRDRSMHSGDSVVAIGFPLHGYLTSDLTVTTGIVSSLSGFRNHTGRLQISAAVQPGNSGGPLFDLSGQVAGVVVAKLNALRMIKETGQLTENINFAIKTGALRDFLDNSVVPYQTAEPKGELKTTDIAANARAYTMLISCTGTEQADAKR, encoded by the coding sequence ATGTGGCTAAAGTCATTCGTCGTTGCGTCTCTACTGCAGCTGGGCGTTGCCGGGGCGGCGCATGCGAAGGGTCCGTTCGGCAGCGTCAATGTCGGCAACTGGATCGGCGGCGCCTTCAGCAATGACGAGACGGGCGCCTTCTCGCATTGCGCGGCGACGACGCCTTATGCGAACGGCGTCATCCTCGTCGTGAGCCAAAATGCCGCCGGCACATGGTCGCTCGCCTTTGCGAGTCACAGCTATCGCTTCAACAAGGGCGAAAACGCAGCGATCGACGTGACCTTTGACGGACAAGAGCAAGCCAGGCTGTACGCCACGGCCTACCAGCCCGACATGCTCACGGCCATCATGCCGGTCAATGTCGTACGAACCTTTCAGAAGGCGAGCCTGATGGTGGCGACAGCCGTCCGCTCCGTTCTGAATTTCAATCTGACCTCGACCGGGCCAGTGATCGCCGCATTGGCCAATTGCGTGACCAAGGTGAAAGCCGACGGGCTCGACAAGGCCGGCGACTTCACCAAGGTGGCGGCGAAGCCCGCAGTGGCCGGGGACAAGCAGGGTGCGCCTCCTGCCAAGCCGGGACGAACCGGGACCTTCACCGGCACCGGTTTTGTGGCCAGCCCCAACGGACACGTCGTCACCAACAGTCACGTGATCGATGGTTGCACCGGAGATATCAAGGGCAACCTCGCCGGCGAGGCCGCGATGGTGCTGCGGGTTGTCTCCAGCGATGCGACAAATGATCTCGCGCTGCTGCAAGCGCCGGCAACAGCAGCATTCAAGGATTTTGCGAAGATCCGGGACCGCTCGATGCACTCGGGAGATTCCGTGGTGGCCATCGGCTTCCCGCTACACGGCTATCTCACCTCCGACCTGACCGTGACTACGGGCATCGTCAGCTCGCTCAGCGGCTTCCGCAATCACACGGGACGTTTGCAGATCAGTGCGGCCGTTCAACCGGGCAACAGTGGAGGCCCCTTGTTCGATTTGTCCGGCCAGGTCGCAGGCGTCGTCGTTGCCAAGCTCAACGCGCTCAGGATGATCAAAGAGACCGGGCAGCTGACCGAGAACATCAACTTCGCCATCAAGACCGGCGCGCTCCGCGACTTCCTCGACAATTCCGTCGTGCCCTACCAGACCGCAGAGCCCAAGGGCGAATTGAAGACCACCGACATCGCGGCCAACGCCCGCGCCTACACGATGCTGATCTCGTGTACCGGTACAGAACAGGCGGACGCGAAGCGGTAG
- a CDS encoding DUF899 domain-containing protein, with product MPQHQIVSREQWIAARKTHLVHEKEFSQARERLAEERRALPWVKVDKSYVFEGPSGKVTFGDLFRGRSQLVVQHVMFAPDWEAACKSCSFWADGLDRMVPHLAARDTTTVAVSLAPAAKLEAFKTRMGWTFDWVSSGGSDFNYDYEVSFTREQIDKGVPRYNFGTTPFYGPELPGISVFFRDEAGDIFHTYSCFARGLDMMNAAYQYLDLTPLGRHEIGLPYPMDWVRLRDEYEPRTAERACCHG from the coding sequence ATGCCGCAACATCAGATCGTCTCGCGCGAGCAATGGATCGCCGCCCGCAAAACCCATCTGGTGCATGAGAAGGAGTTCTCGCAGGCCCGCGAGCGCCTCGCCGAGGAGCGCCGCGCATTGCCCTGGGTGAAGGTCGACAAGAGCTACGTGTTCGAGGGACCGAGCGGCAAGGTGACGTTCGGCGATCTCTTCAGGGGGCGTTCGCAGCTCGTCGTCCAGCACGTGATGTTCGCGCCCGACTGGGAGGCCGCCTGCAAGAGCTGCTCGTTCTGGGCCGACGGTCTTGATCGCATGGTGCCGCACCTCGCTGCGCGCGACACCACGACAGTGGCGGTGTCGCTCGCGCCGGCAGCCAAGCTGGAAGCCTTCAAGACGCGGATGGGCTGGACCTTCGATTGGGTCTCCTCGGGCGGCAGCGATTTCAACTACGACTACGAGGTGTCGTTCACGCGCGAGCAGATCGACAAGGGCGTGCCAAGGTACAATTTCGGTACCACGCCGTTCTATGGCCCCGAGCTGCCGGGCATCAGCGTGTTCTTCCGCGACGAGGCCGGCGACATCTTCCACACCTATTCGTGCTTTGCCCGCGGCCTCGACATGATGAACGCCGCCTATCAGTATCTCGACCTCACCCCGCTCGGCCGTCACGAGATCGGCCTGCCCTATCCGATGGATTGGGTCCGCCTGCGCGACGAGTACGAGCCGCGGACGGCGGAGCGGGCGTGCTGCCACGGCTGA
- a CDS encoding SRPBCC family protein, with amino-acid sequence MQWFGPPNMTPATLSAELDVRAGGSFRISFTRDDGEYFEAGGIYREVVPNERLVFTWAWHSTPERESLVTITLKPDNAGTLMVFRHAQFFDEAARDNHQRGWTSFFDKLDAFVV; translated from the coding sequence GTGCAATGGTTCGGGCCGCCGAACATGACGCCGGCGACACTGAGCGCCGAGCTCGACGTCCGCGCCGGCGGCAGCTTTCGCATCAGCTTCACCCGCGACGACGGCGAATATTTCGAGGCCGGCGGCATCTATCGCGAGGTCGTGCCGAACGAACGGCTGGTCTTCACCTGGGCCTGGCACTCGACGCCGGAGCGCGAATCGCTGGTGACGATCACGCTGAAGCCGGACAACGCCGGCACGCTGATGGTCTTCCGCCATGCCCAGTTCTTCGACGAGGCCGCACGCGACAACCACCAGCGCGGCTGGACGTCGTTCTTCGACAAGCTCGACGCCTTTGTCGTCTGA
- a CDS encoding ArsR/SmtB family transcription factor, whose protein sequence is MVKYESGTLDRTFAALSDPTRRALLARLGEQESLSVSELAAPFPVSLPAIMKHLEVLTDAGLIVREKTGRTVSCRLTAQPMEQAMSWLNRYAQFWSDKFDRLAAFVEEETWPTQPSTPIPARPNHQASRSRAGSARGRKKSTPPGRKPRS, encoded by the coding sequence ATGGTTAAGTATGAGAGCGGAACGCTGGACCGGACATTTGCGGCGCTGTCCGATCCGACACGGCGGGCATTGCTGGCGCGCCTGGGCGAGCAGGAGAGCCTGTCCGTGAGCGAGCTGGCCGCGCCGTTTCCGGTTTCGCTGCCGGCGATCATGAAGCATCTCGAGGTGCTCACGGATGCAGGCCTGATCGTACGGGAGAAGACCGGGCGCACGGTCTCCTGCCGGCTCACCGCGCAGCCGATGGAGCAGGCGATGAGCTGGCTCAATCGCTACGCGCAATTCTGGTCCGACAAGTTCGACCGACTTGCCGCCTTCGTGGAGGAAGAGACATGGCCAACGCAGCCGTCAACACCGATCCCCGCACGGCCGAACCACCAAGCCTCACGCTCACGCGCCGGCTCCGCGCGCGGCCGGAAAAAGTCTACGCCGCCTGGACGCAAGCCGCGCAGCTAG
- a CDS encoding Bug family tripartite tricarboxylate transporter substrate binding protein has protein sequence MITRRTALGLLAASPLAATPLSKALAADYPARPVKWVVGYPPGGATDILARLIGQRLSEKFGQQFVIENKPGAGNNIGTESVVNAEPDGYTLQLVNPANYINASLYTNLKFNFVRDIAPVASFQRVPNVMTVNKDVPAKNVAEFIEYVKANPGKVNMASSGNGTSVHLSGEMFMAMTGCKMQHVPYRGAAPAITDMLGGQVQVIFDNMPSIIQHIRSGSLRAIGVTTTERSPQLPDVQPIADTVKGYEASALFGMGAPKNTPKEIIAKLNSEINTLMKEPDMTKRLVELGGEPRVQTPEAFGEEIKAETDKWKKVVDFAGLKVE, from the coding sequence ATGATCACTCGCCGTACCGCCCTGGGCCTGCTCGCCGCCAGTCCGCTCGCAGCCACCCCGCTGTCGAAGGCCCTTGCCGCCGATTATCCGGCCCGGCCCGTGAAATGGGTGGTCGGCTATCCGCCGGGCGGCGCCACCGACATCCTGGCGCGGCTGATCGGCCAGCGCCTGTCGGAAAAGTTCGGCCAGCAATTCGTGATCGAGAACAAGCCGGGCGCCGGCAACAATATCGGCACCGAATCGGTCGTCAACGCCGAGCCGGACGGCTACACGCTGCAGCTGGTCAATCCGGCCAACTACATCAACGCCTCGCTCTATACCAACCTCAAGTTCAACTTTGTGCGCGACATCGCGCCGGTCGCCTCGTTCCAGCGCGTGCCGAACGTGATGACCGTCAACAAGGACGTGCCGGCCAAGAACGTCGCCGAGTTCATCGAATATGTGAAGGCCAATCCCGGCAAGGTCAACATGGCCTCGTCCGGCAACGGCACCTCGGTGCATCTGTCCGGCGAGATGTTCATGGCGATGACCGGCTGCAAGATGCAGCACGTGCCCTATCGCGGCGCCGCGCCCGCGATCACCGACATGCTCGGCGGCCAGGTGCAGGTGATCTTCGACAACATGCCCTCGATCATCCAGCACATCCGCTCCGGCTCGCTCCGCGCCATCGGCGTCACCACCACCGAGCGTTCGCCGCAACTGCCCGACGTGCAGCCGATCGCCGACACCGTGAAGGGCTACGAGGCCAGCGCGCTGTTCGGCATGGGCGCGCCGAAGAATACTCCGAAGGAGATCATCGCCAAGCTCAACAGCGAGATCAACACGCTGATGAAGGAGCCCGACATGACCAAGCGCCTGGTCGAGCTCGGCGGCGAGCCGCGGGTGCAGACGCCCGAGGCGTTCGGCGAGGAGATCAAGGCCGAGACCGATAAGTGGAAGAAAGTCGTCGACTTCGCCGGCCTGAAGGTCGAGTAG
- a CDS encoding VOC family protein: MPVKVEALDHLVINVTDVAATTEWYRRILGMEVKVFDPGGGKAPRTSLQFGNQKINVRPRDADKVEWFTADHQTAGSEDLCFLTAATPDEVVAHLKAHGVAIEEGPSPRQGARGTLRSVYCRDPDGSLIEISSYEDGGR; the protein is encoded by the coding sequence ATGCCGGTCAAGGTCGAAGCCCTCGATCATCTCGTGATCAACGTCACCGACGTCGCGGCGACCACGGAGTGGTACCGCAGGATTCTCGGCATGGAAGTCAAGGTGTTCGACCCCGGCGGCGGCAAAGCGCCGCGGACTTCTCTGCAATTCGGTAACCAGAAGATCAACGTCCGGCCGCGCGATGCCGACAAGGTGGAATGGTTCACCGCCGACCACCAGACCGCCGGCAGCGAGGACCTGTGCTTCCTCACCGCCGCCACGCCCGACGAGGTGGTGGCGCATTTGAAGGCACATGGCGTCGCGATCGAGGAAGGCCCCTCTCCCAGGCAAGGCGCCCGCGGCACGCTGCGCTCGGTCTATTGCCGGGATCCGGATGGCAGCCTGATCGAGATTTCGTCGTACGAGGACGGCGGTCGGTAA
- a CDS encoding AMP-binding protein gives MSIQQSAAGVVGPFAGLDVPWLLRMRAEVRRDHPFLIWAPFDAPARRWSYGEFHERVGALAAGLAKRGIKPGEYVLIHLDNCIEAMLAWFACVECGAIAVTTNTRSAPAEIEYFADHCGAVAAITQPAYAEIVAQNCRNVRWMAVTSHDAGAAPAQGASRGDSFEALFADSADRPTRAPDPLAPCSVQYTSGTTSRPKAVLWTHANALWGAKINAAHEDLHAGDVHQANLPLFHTNALAYSMLATLWVGATCVIQPRFSASRFWQVAREHGSTWTSTIPFCMKALLEQDIPKDHKFRLWGTAINEPPAFAAFGVKIIGWWGMTETITHGIVGEVDQPNIPMSIGRAASEYQIRVTDDDGRPTEVGGTGNLAIKGIPGLSLFAEYLHDETATRDSFDAHGFFLTGDRVERLENGFIKFGDRAKDMLKVGGENVAASEIEQVIALVPGVREAAVVAKKHPMLDEVPVVFIIPHGGVAGAPPDLHERVMAACRKGLADFKLPREIRLVDGMPRSTLEKVAKAELRKMLG, from the coding sequence ATGTCCATTCAACAATCCGCTGCCGGAGTAGTAGGCCCATTCGCAGGGCTCGACGTGCCCTGGCTCCTGAGGATGCGCGCCGAGGTCCGGCGTGATCATCCCTTCCTGATCTGGGCGCCGTTCGATGCGCCGGCGCGGCGCTGGAGCTATGGCGAGTTTCACGAGCGCGTCGGCGCGCTTGCGGCGGGCCTGGCGAAGCGCGGCATCAAGCCCGGCGAATATGTTCTCATTCATCTCGACAATTGCATCGAGGCAATGCTGGCCTGGTTTGCCTGTGTCGAGTGTGGGGCCATCGCGGTCACCACCAACACCCGCTCTGCACCGGCCGAGATCGAATATTTTGCCGACCATTGCGGCGCGGTCGCCGCGATCACGCAGCCGGCCTATGCGGAGATTGTCGCGCAGAACTGCCGCAACGTTCGCTGGATGGCGGTGACCTCGCACGATGCCGGCGCAGCGCCTGCGCAGGGCGCCTCGCGCGGCGACAGTTTTGAAGCGCTGTTCGCCGACAGCGCCGATCGTCCGACGCGCGCGCCCGATCCGCTGGCGCCGTGCAGTGTGCAATACACCTCGGGCACGACATCGCGGCCGAAGGCGGTGCTGTGGACCCACGCCAACGCGCTGTGGGGCGCCAAGATCAACGCCGCGCATGAAGACCTTCACGCCGGCGACGTGCACCAGGCCAATCTGCCACTGTTCCACACCAATGCGCTGGCCTATTCGATGCTGGCGACGTTGTGGGTCGGGGCGACTTGCGTGATCCAGCCGCGCTTCTCCGCCAGCCGGTTCTGGCAGGTCGCGCGCGAGCATGGCTCGACCTGGACCTCGACCATTCCGTTCTGCATGAAGGCGCTGCTCGAGCAGGACATTCCGAAGGACCACAAATTCCGCCTGTGGGGCACCGCCATCAACGAGCCGCCGGCCTTCGCTGCCTTCGGCGTCAAGATCATCGGCTGGTGGGGCATGACCGAGACCATCACCCACGGCATCGTCGGCGAGGTCGACCAGCCCAACATTCCGATGTCGATCGGCCGCGCCGCGAGCGAGTATCAGATCCGCGTCACCGACGATGACGGACGGCCGACCGAGGTCGGCGGCACCGGCAATCTCGCGATCAAGGGCATCCCCGGCCTGTCGCTGTTCGCCGAATATCTGCACGACGAGACGGCGACGCGCGACAGTTTCGACGCGCACGGCTTCTTCCTCACCGGCGACCGCGTCGAACGGCTGGAGAACGGCTTCATCAAGTTCGGCGACCGCGCCAAGGACATGCTGAAGGTCGGCGGCGAGAACGTCGCGGCCTCCGAGATCGAGCAGGTAATCGCGCTCGTACCAGGCGTGCGCGAAGCCGCGGTGGTGGCGAAGAAGCATCCGATGCTGGACGAGGTGCCGGTCGTGTTCATCATCCCGCATGGCGGCGTCGCCGGCGCGCCGCCGGATCTGCATGAGCGCGTGATGGCCGCCTGCCGCAAGGGCCTCGCCGACTTCAAGCTGCCGCGCGAGATCAGGCTCGTCGACGGCATGCCGCGCTCGACACTGGAGAAGGTCGCGAAGGCGGAGCTGCGGAAGATGCTGGGGTGA
- a CDS encoding HD-GYP domain-containing protein: MNALAKSAAKRRLLLASDRSDESGELASILKAVGDVSTVTTQDIPEKPSRDLSGLVVDINLRSPESVQRVRNKLRGDAYRSMPRLFVLADALHHGTMQAWALGATDTISRPLQPEDILQRIRAAFPDTATYDATDRGKTLNRGVEAAHAVLAKMFGKLPLGVPLTFDDVIAAENKILKAIKHSSLREWLTTVGCHHVGSYRHCLFVTGFAVAFAQHLGMREDDQRRLTRAALLHDVGKAFVPSVLLDKPGKLTDEEMAEVRQHPRRGYDALAAQGGFPPEMLDVVLHHHEFLDGSGYPNGLSSNQISDIVRLTTIVDIYAALVEKRAYRMPFTHSRAFTMMEGMGGKLDQQLLQAFRPVALGSF; the protein is encoded by the coding sequence ATGAACGCGCTAGCCAAATCCGCCGCCAAACGCCGGCTCTTGCTCGCCTCCGACCGGAGCGATGAGAGCGGCGAGCTTGCCAGCATCCTGAAGGCCGTCGGCGACGTCTCGACGGTGACGACGCAGGACATTCCCGAGAAGCCCTCGCGCGATCTGTCCGGCCTCGTGGTCGACATCAATCTGCGCTCGCCCGAGAGCGTGCAGCGGGTGCGCAACAAGCTGCGCGGCGATGCCTATCGCTCGATGCCGCGGCTGTTCGTGCTCGCCGATGCCCTGCATCACGGCACCATGCAGGCCTGGGCGCTGGGCGCCACCGACACGATCTCGCGCCCGCTCCAGCCCGAGGACATCCTCCAGCGCATCCGCGCCGCCTTCCCCGACACCGCCACCTATGACGCGACCGATCGCGGCAAGACGCTCAACCGCGGCGTCGAGGCGGCGCACGCGGTGCTCGCCAAGATGTTCGGGAAGCTGCCGCTCGGCGTGCCCCTGACCTTCGACGACGTTATCGCCGCCGAGAACAAGATCCTGAAGGCGATCAAGCACTCCTCGCTGCGCGAATGGCTCACCACCGTCGGCTGCCACCATGTCGGCAGCTATCGGCACTGCCTGTTCGTCACCGGTTTCGCCGTCGCCTTCGCGCAGCATCTCGGCATGCGCGAGGACGACCAGCGCCGCCTCACCCGCGCCGCGCTGCTGCACGATGTCGGCAAGGCCTTCGTTCCCTCCGTGCTGCTCGACAAGCCCGGCAAGCTCACCGACGAGGAGATGGCCGAGGTCCGCCAGCATCCGCGCCGCGGTTACGACGCGCTCGCCGCGCAGGGCGGCTTCCCGCCGGAGATGCTCGACGTCGTCCTGCATCACCACGAATTCCTCGATGGCTCCGGCTATCCCAACGGCCTGTCGTCGAACCAGATCAGCGACATCGTGCGCCTGACAACGATCGTCGACATCTACGCCGCGCTGGTCGAGAAGCGTGCCTACCGCATGCCGTTCACCCACTCGCGTGCGTTCACAATGATGGAAGGCATGGGCGGCAAGCTCGACCAGCAACTGTTGCAGGCATTCCGCCCGGTGGCGCTGGGGTCGTTCTAG